The stretch of DNA CAATTCTCCCTGTCCACTATCCACGCCCGAGAGTCCTCACCACGTCTATCACACTCCGCCctcaccgccgccgcaatatccatcaccaccgccaaCGCCCTTACAGATAAGCTGCCCGCTCCACAGGATGTGGTAGGCAGCCATCTCTGCCTGGTTCACGTACAGAATAGCGGAGATGGCATCGTGGTTTGGCAATGCGGCAAACGCCGAACTCGATGCGCAGATCGAGCGGGCGACGGCCAGCTCGCTCGAGGATATCGCGCTCAACCTCGAGATTAGCGATGTCATTCGCAGCAAGACAGTGGCGCCTCGCGAGGCCATGCGCAGCCTCAAGCGTCGCATCGGCCACAAGAATCCCAACGTGCAGCTCGCTGCCCTCAGCCTGACAGACACATGCGTCAAGAACGGTGGCTCCCACTTCCTCGCCGAGATTGCCTCGCGCGAATTCGTCGACAACCTCACCAGCCTTCTGCGCGGCCCGCCCGGCACAACGAACCACGACGTGCAAGCCCGTAttctcgagctgctgcaagaCTGGGCTTCAGCCGCACAGCACCGCGACACTCTGAGCTACCTTTCCGAGACATATCGCACCTTACAGCACGAAGGCTTCCGCTTCCCGCCCCGAAACAACGTTGCCAGCAGCATGTTCGACTCGTCTGCTCCGCCTGAGTGGACCGATAGCGACGTGTGCATGCGCTGCCGCGAGAAATTCACCTTTACGAATCGAAAGCATCACTGTCGGAATTGCGGCAATGTCTTCTGTGGCACTTGCTCGAGCAAGAGTCTCCCACTGCCTCATTTGGGCATTGTGCAGCCCGTGCGCGTGGACGACGGCTGCTACGCAAAATTGGTAGAGAAAGCCCGGGGTATGCCACAGAGTCCGCATGTTGCACCACGAACATTGTGGCAAGGATCCAGCGCGGGCTCCGCTACCATTGCTGAAGCTCCGAACGGATACGCTGCGGGGGAACGCATGCAGCCACGAGGCGCCCGCGTCACTGATGATAGTTTCGATGCCGATTTGAAACGAGCACTTGAAATGAGCTTGGAGGAGAGTCAGACGCAGAAGGGAGCGGGTTACGTTCCGCAGTCgcagtcagcagcagcgagcaaGACGACGACCAAGGCACAGCACAACACGGCACAAGCGGatagcgaagaagaagatgcggaCCTCAAagcagccattgctgcaaGTTTGCAGGATATGGAAGCACAAAAGACACGGCATGCACGCGAGCTCAAAGAGCAAGCGGCTTCGCAGTCAGGGCCTGGCCCGTCACAATATCGAGCGAATTCGCAATTCGAACTCACTCCAGTCGAAGCTGAGAACATCAACCTATTTTCGACGCTAGTGGACCGGTTACAGCATCAGCCTCCCGGCACAATTCTTCGCGAACCACAAATACAGGAGCTGTACGAAAGTATCGGTACGCTGCGTCCGAAGCTCGCGCGCACGTATGGCGAGACCATGAGCAAGCATGACACACTCCTGGATCTCCATTCAAAGCTCGCCACCGTGGTTCGCTATTACGACCGCATGCTGGAAGAAAGAATGGCGAGTGCGTACAATTCAAGCAGGTACCACGCTTCCTCACATGCGCCAGCAATGTATTCTCAATATCCTCAGCTCAATCCTGTCGGCGGGGACACGCAATACGGCGCCGAAAATTACTACAGTAGTAATGCTCCGCCTATGGATTCATATCATCACGTGCCGCAACGGAATGCATACGCTGAGCCGCAAACACAGTCAGCACCCTATCCTTCGTTTGATAGGCAGCGCGTGCCTTCCTACGAGCAGCAGGCTACGGAGAGTCTGTACCGCACGGACCAACCTTACCAAAGTCAGCCCGAGAATGCCGCCCCTGTCGAGCACTATGTCCCCCAGCAGCAACATAGCCATCATCCACAAGCACCAGCCCCGACACATCTCCAAGGAGACCCGGCGGCTAATTTCTATCGTGACGGCCATCAGCAACAGCCCCCACAAGctccgcaacagcagccacaTCCGTCACATCCAGTACAACCGCCGGAGCAGCCTTCGCAGCCTCCATTGCAGCGGCAGCCCTCGCAGCCATCGCAGCAATACTACTATCAGCAAGCGATGCCACCCCCGCAGCAGCTGACAGCTCTGCCCAATGCGCCAC from Cercospora beticola chromosome 1, complete sequence encodes:
- a CDS encoding uncharacterized protein (BUSCO:EOG09261ZXZ), which gives rise to MASWFGNAANAELDAQIERATASSLEDIALNLEISDVIRSKTVAPREAMRSLKRRIGHKNPNVQLAALSLTDTCVKNGGSHFLAEIASREFVDNLTSLLRGPPGTTNHDVQARILELLQDWASAAQHRDTLSYLSETYRTLQHEGFRFPPRNNVASSMFDSSAPPEWTDSDVCMRCREKFTFTNRKHHCRNCGNVFCGTCSSKSLPLPHLGIVQPVRVDDGCYAKLVEKARGMPQSPHVAPRTLWQGSSAGSATIAEAPNGYAAGERMQPRGARVTDDSFDADLKRALEMSLEESQTQKGAGYVPQSQSAAASKTTTKAQHNTAQADSEEEDADLKAAIAASLQDMEAQKTRHARELKEQAASQSGPGPSQYRANSQFELTPVEAENINLFSTLVDRLQHQPPGTILREPQIQELYESIGTLRPKLARTYGETMSKHDTLLDLHSKLATVVRYYDRMLEERMASAYNSSRYHASSHAPAMYSQYPQLNPVGGDTQYGAENYYSSNAPPMDSYHHVPQRNAYAEPQTQSAPYPSFDRQRVPSYEQQATESLYRTDQPYQSQPENAAPVEHYVPQQQHSHHPQAPAPTHLQGDPAANFYRDGHQQQPPQAPQQQPHPSHPVQPPEQPSQPPLQRQPSQPSQQYYYQQAMPPPQQLTALPNAPQHALPVKEESLIEL